One genomic region from Artemia franciscana chromosome 17, ASM3288406v1, whole genome shotgun sequence encodes:
- the LOC136037946 gene encoding syntaxin-18-like: MMNVTDDFKDLVRDYGKKSHVAESIVLNKKQRLVPELRKCALEILSTIRDLETILENQSKKYLKSQEGYEYYSKFEETLRNCRSSIENLKKLQMQDSFSFQNLINFLHTETKNLEKSYTEYQSRAIRLRFELTKLSKLPYGNNRQIIMSNPANKAEDQAGATLRNRKQNLGNVKPVNVEDRTYEEEASISREEKQVFEQENQQMRNESITQQEDLRRVETQIFELAHLQDQFTNHVCAQESDAQRIADLAIISTDNVKEGNEQVRKAMQNNAGSRMVILVGLIVLSLSVLFIDWYNP; this comes from the coding sequence ATGATGAATGTTACTGATGATTTCAAAGATCTAGTTAGAGATTATGGAAAGAAGAGCCATGTTGCAGAGTCTATAGTCTTGAACAAGAAGCAGCGGTTGGTTCCAGAATTGAGAAAGTGTGCACTGGAGATATTGAGTACGATCCGTGACCTTGaaactattttagaaaatcagtcgaaaaaatatttgaaatctcaAGAAGGATACGAATATTACTCTAAATTTGAAGAAACCTTAAGGAATTGTAGGAGTTCtatcgaaaatttaaaaaagctacaaatgCAGGATTCTTTTAGCTTTCAGAACCTGATTAATTTCTTACATACAGAgactaaaaatttggaaaagtcTTACACTGAGTACCAGTCAAGAGCAATCCGACTGAGATTTGAGCTCACTAAGCTATCAAAGCTTCCTTATGGAAATAACAGACAAATTATTATGAGCAACCCGGCAAATAAAGCTGAAGATCAAGCTGGAGCAACTTTAAGAAACAGAAAGCAGAATTTGGGTAATGTCAAGCCTGTTAATGTAGAAGATCGTACTTACGAGGAGGAAGCTAGTATTAGTCGAGAAGAGAAGCAGGTGTTTGAGCAAGAAAATCAGCAGATGCGAAACGAATCTATAACGCAGCAGGAAGATCTTCGTAGAGTTGAAactcaaatttttgaattagCTCATCTTCAGGATCAATTTACTAATCACGTCTGTGCACAAGAGTCTGATGCTCAAAGAATTGCAGACTTAGCTATCATTTCAACTGACAATGTCAAAGAAGGAAACGAACAAGTGCGGAAAGCTATGCAAAATAATGCGGGCTCTAGAATGGTTATCCTAGTAGGACTTATAGTTCTTAGTCTCAGTGTTCTTTTCATAGATTGGTACAACCCTTGA